The Lineus longissimus chromosome 2, tnLinLong1.2, whole genome shotgun sequence genome window below encodes:
- the LOC135482969 gene encoding uncharacterized protein LOC135482969 has translation MAVSMKYARKLKNKDPDTCPPVTTDDLKQAEDQKIRLVQGKAYPEELASLSKGTRSAVKAGSKIAPLDPFLDDKGIIRVGGRLSRSSMSYEVKHPVLIPRTCHLASLIVKHFHQKVGHSGRGMTLNSIRQAGFWIVNARSIVAKFIMGCVCCRKLRGNPCVQKMSDLPTDRLEPAAPFSYAAVDLFGPFTVKSGRSEPKRWGVMFTCLASRAIHIETANQLTTDSFLNAYRRRVSRRGKIRFLRCDRGSNFVGGQNQLLAALQEMDRDKIKHELLKDDCDWVDFEMNFPVSSHMGGVWERMIGAARKVLSALLMGTGAQLDDELLRTLLCEVEYIVNSRPLTVVDSTSADLEPLSPIQLLTLKSQVVKPPPGKFVKQDIYSKKRWRCVLALANQF, from the coding sequence ATGGCTGTGAGCATGAAGTATGCCAGGAAATTGAAGAACAAGGATCCTGACACTTGTCCTCCAGTCACTACTGATGACCTGAAGCAGGCAGAGGATCAGAAAATAAGGTTAGTCCAAGGTAAGGCGTATCCTGAAGAGCTAGCATCCCTGAGCAAAGGGACTAGATCTGCTGTCAAAGCTGGCAGCAAAATTGCGCCATTGGATCCCTTCCTGGATGATAAGGGGATTATTAGAGTTGGTGGTCGCCTGAGTCGATCATCCATGTCATATGAAGTCAAGCATCCAGTCTTGATTCCGCGTACTTGTCACTTAGCTAGCTTGATAGTTAAACATTTCCACCAGAAGGTTGGTCATTCCGGTAGAGGAATGACGTTAAACAGTATCAGACAGGCTGGGTTTTGGATTGTAAATGCCCGGTCGATAGTTGCTAAGTTCATCATGGGCTGTGTGTGTTGTAGAAAGCTTCGGGGAAACCCCTGTGTTCAAAAAATGTCTGACCTGCCTACCGACCGCTTGGAGCCAGCCGCCCCCTTCAGCTATGCTGCCGTTGATCTATTTGGCCCTTTCACTGTCAAGTCCGGTCGTAGCGAACCCAAGCGTTGGGGTGTTATGTTCACATGTCTGGCCAGTCGTGCGATTCATATCGAGACCGCAAATCAATTGACCACAGATTCATTTCTCAATGCGTACCGCCGACGTGTGAGTAGACGTGGCAAAATCCGATTTTTGCGATGCGATCGTGGTTCGAACTTCGTAGGTGGACAGAATCAATTGTTAGCAGCGTTGCAGGAAATGGATCGCGATAAGATCAAGCATGAGTTGCTGAAAGACGATTGTGACTGGGTTGATTTCGAAATGAACTTTCCTGTGAGCAGTCACATGGGCGGTGTATGGGAACGAATGATTGGCGCAGCGCGTAAGGTGTTGTCTGCTCTGCTCATGGGCACAGGAGCTCAGCTTGATGACGAGTTGTTACGTACATTACTCTGCGAGGTTGAATACATAGTTAACTCGCGCCCGTTAACAGTTGTAGATTCCACTTCTGCGGACCTAGAGCCCCTGTCACCAATTCAGCTGCTTACCCTGAAATCTCAGGTGGTGAAGCCACCGCCGGGCAAGTTCGTTAAACAGGACATATACTCTAAGAAAAGGTGGCGTTGTGTACTGGCTCTTGCTAACCAGTTTTAG